One segment of Brassica napus cultivar Da-Ae chromosome C3, Da-Ae, whole genome shotgun sequence DNA contains the following:
- the LOC106386729 gene encoding mechanosensitive ion channel protein 7, with protein MDLRKPFNSYRSYKKIISTQSAGSSLDGNKADMERDSSYTVWQDIGTDDHTQGQKSGSFDFPQYRDEITLDVDEETEDITNTPASGLDASKVSFKINDSSGSVRSRTYSTSFSSATMRMNLDPQDQDEEVVVRCSSMRKTELVSRAKARSRLIDPPQEEEQQYSSWMGTSEQLRSGLLARQSSLEEEDDHSLAEEDVPEEYRRTKMDAITLLQWLSLISVVVLLVLSLGLHSWRDTTLWKLHLWKWEVVFLVLICGRLVSGMGIRIIVFFIERNFLLRKRVLYFVYGVKTAVQNCLWLGLVLIAWHFLFDKKVERETQSDVLLLVTKILTCFLLSTILWLIKTLVVKVLASSFHVSTYFDRIQEALFHHYLIETLSGPPMLELSRIEEEEERAQEEIFKMQKGGADLSPDLYSAAFPPEKNGSVSNSVKTPIIPKTGTDSGITMNDLNRMNQKNVSAWNMKRLIKIVRHVSLTTLDEQALQNTSEDESIRQIRSEKEAKAAARKIFKNVAQRGTKHIYLEDLMRFLRADEAIKTMSLFEGALVTKKITKSALKNWLVNAFRERRALALTLNDTKTAVNKLHHMINFLTAIVIVIIWLVLLEIATSKSLLFLTSQVVLLAFMFGNSLKTVFESIIFLFIIHPYDVGDRLVIDTVEMVVEEMNILTTVFLRADNLKIVYPNILLWQKAIHNYNRSPDMGDEVQCCVHITTPPEKIVAIKQRISSYIDSKPEYWYPKADIIVKDVEDLNIVRLAIWPRHKINHQNMGEKFTRRALLVEEVIKILLELDIQYRFHPLDINVKTMPTVVSNRVPPGWSQNPDIQGN; from the exons ATGGATTTGCGAAAACCCTTTAACTCTTATAGGTCTTACAAAAAGATCATAAGCACCCAGAGCGCAGGCTCAAGCCTCGACGGCAACAAAGCAGACATGGAACGTGACTCCAGCTACACGGTCTGGCAAGACATTGGAACCGATGATCACACGCAAGGCCAGAAGAGCGGTAGTTTCGATTTCCCGCAATACCGCGATGAGATTACACTCGATGTGGACGAGGAAACAGAGGATATCACCAACACACCAGCCTCTGGGTTAGACGCGTCGAAAGTCTCTTTCAAAATCAATGATTCTTCAGGTTCGGTCCGTTCTCGTACGTATTCCACTTCTTTTTCCTCGGCGACAATGCGGATGAACTTAGACCCGCAAGATCAGGACGAAGAAGTAGTTGTGAGATGCTCATCGATGAGGAAAACAGAGCTCGTCTCTAGGGCGAAAGCAAGATCAAGGCTGATAGATCCTCCACAAGAAGAGGAGCAGCAGTATTCGAGTTGGATGGGGACATCAGAACAGCTAAGATCCGGTTTACTTGCGAGACAATCAAGTctcgaggaagaagatgatcatTCATTAGCTGAGGAAGATGTTCCTGAAGAATATAGAAGGACAAAAATGGACGCTATAACGCTGCTTCAATGGCTGAGCTTGATCTCCGTCGTGGTTCTGTTAGTGTTGAGTTTAGGGCTTCATTCATGGAGAGACACGACGCTTTGGAAGCTTCACTTGTGGAAATGGGAAGTGGTGTTTCTTGTTCTCATCTGCGGGAGGCTTGTCTCGGGGATGGGAATCCGAATCATCGTCTTCTTTATTGAGAGAAACTTCCTTTTGAGAAAGAGGGTTCTTTACTTTGTCTACGGCGTGAAGACGGCTGTTCAGAACTGTCTCTGGCTAGGGCTCGTTCTCATCGCGTGGCATTTCTTGTTCGACAAGAAAGTAGAAAGAGAAACTCAGAGCGACGTTCTGCTTTTGGTGACCAAGATCTTGACCTGTTTCTTGTTGAGCACCATCTTGTGGTTGATCAAGACATTGGTGGTTAAAGTTCTAGCCTCTTCGTTCCACGTCAGCACCTACTTTGATCGGATTCAAGAAGCGCTGTTTCACCATTACTTGATAGAGACGTTATCCGGACCGCCGATGCTTGAGCTGAGCAGGatcgaagaagaggaagagcgaGCGCAAGAAGAGATCTTCAAGATGCAGAAAGGAGGCGCTGATCTATCGCCTGACCTTTATTCTGCTGCGTTTCCGCCGGAAAAGAACGGGAGTGTGTCGAACAGCGTGAAGACTCCGATCATCCCAAAGACAGGAACCGATAGTGGAATCACGATGAATGATTTGAATAGGATGAATCAGAAGAATGTATCGGCTTGGAACATGAAGAGACTGATCAAGATTGTGAGACATGTCTCCTTGACGACATTGGATGAGCAAGCGCTTCAAAACACATCTGAAGATGAGTCTATCAGACAGATACGGAGCGAAAAAGAAGCTAAAGCGGCTGCAAGAAAGATTTTTAAGAATGTGGCTCAACGTGGAACAAA GCACATTTACTTGGAGGATTTGATGAGGTTTCTGCGAGCAGACGAGGCGATTAAGACAATGAGTCTCTTCGAAGGTGCATTAGTGACCAAAAAGATCACCAAATCAGCCTTGAAGAACTGGCTG GTGAATGCTTTCAGAGAGCGAAGAGCGCTTGCACTGACACTTAACGATACCAAAACAGCAGTGAACAAACTCCATCACATGATTAATTTTCTCACTGCAATTGTCATAGTAATCATATGGCTAGTCCTTCTTGAGATTGCCACTTCAAAGTCTCTTCTCTTTTTAACTTCGCAAGTTGTACTCTTAGCCTTTATGTTTGGAAACTCTCTCAAGACCGTCTTTGAATCAATCATCTTCCTTTTCATCATTCACCCTTATGATGTTGGTGATCGGTTGGTGATTGATACTGTAGag ATGGTGGTGGAGGAAATGAACATTCTCACAACAGTGTTCTTGAGGGCTGACAATCTGAAGATTGTGTATCCGAATATTCTTCTATGGCAGAAAGCAATCCACAATTATAACCGTAGTCCGGACATGGGAGATGAAGTGCAATGTTGTGTCCACATTACTACTCCACCTGAAAAGATTGTTGCAATCAAACAACGAATCTCAAG CTACATTGATAGCAAGCCAGAGTATTGGTACCCGAAAGCCGATATCATTGTAAAGGATGTGGAAGATTTGAACATTGTGAGGTTAGCAATATGGCCACGACATAAGATTAACCACCAAAACATGGGagagaaattcacaagaagggccTTGTTGGTTGAGGAGGTGATCAAAATCCTGCTTGAGCTTGACATTCAGTATCGTTTTCACCCGCTTGACATCAATGTCAAGACCATGCCCACTGTTGTCTCAAATAGAGTTCCACCTGGTTGGTCACAAAACCCTGATATACAGGGTAATTAG
- the LOC106389468 gene encoding tetracycline resistance protein, class E isoform X3, with amino-acid sequence MFSRCLPHRFPASGLGTMVMMPVIGNLSDRYGIKAILTLPMCLSILPPVILGYRRDTHFFYLFYIIKILTALVCEGAVDCLAFAYVGENIHDRTRISAFSILAGIKMISALCGTLVARFLPVALIFKVSAISFLVGLLYMRIFLKKRLNNDEVRHHHQDEHASSDVTMLAEPILNDTAIKTSVFNKKQSSLKDMIFLMKTSTIFVQALVVTFFSSFSDSGMQSAFLYFLKARFGFDKNQFADLLLLITIVGSISQLFVLPRFASSIGERKLLSTGLFMEFMNMAIVSISWAPWVPYLTTVFVPGSIIVMPSVCGIASRQVGPGEQGKVQGCISGVKSFGKVVAPFVFSPLTALFLSNNAPFYFPGFSLLCIALSSMIGFLQSLLMKDVPPQSLNKEINNSSREEV; translated from the exons ATGTTCTCTCGCTGTCTACCTCACCGGTTTCCAGCAAGTG GGTTGGGGACTATGGTAATGATGCCAGTAATTGGGAATCTATCAGACAGATATGGGATTAAAGCAATTCTCACTCTTCCCATGTGTCTCTCCATTCTTCCTCCTG TAATATTAGGCTACAGAAGGGATACACATTTTTTCTACCTGTTTTACATAATCAAGATTCTGACCGCTTTGGTATGCGAAGGTGCCGTTGACTGCCTAGCCTTTGCTTATGTG GGAGAAAATATTCACGACAGAACAAGAATATCAGCGTTTAGCATTTTAGCTGGTATCAAAATGATCTCTGCACTTTGTGGAACATTAGTTGCTCGATTTCTACCCGTAGCATTGATTTTTAAG GTTTCAGCTATATCTTTTCTTGTTGGTCTGTTGTACATGAGAATTTTCCTAAAGAAAAGGCTAAACAATGATGAAgttcgtcatcatcatcaagatGAGCACGCTAGCAGTGATGTTACGATGTTAGCAGAGCCGATTCTAAATGACACAGCCATTAAAACAAGTGTATTTAACAAGAAGCAATCTTCTTTGAAAGATATGATATTCTTGATGAAAACTAG TACCATATTCGTGCAAGCATTGGTTGTTACGTTCTTCAGCAGTTTCTCAGATAGTGGAATGCAGTCTGCTTTCTTG TATTTTCTGAAAGCGCGTTTTGGATTTGACAAGAACCAGTTTGCTGATCTCCTGCTGTTGATTACCATCGTTGGGTCTATCTCTCAA CTGTTTGTACTGCCAAGATTTGCCTCTAGCATTGGAGAACGCAAACTTTTATCAACAGGTCTTTTTATGGAATTTATGAAC ATGGCCATTGTCAGCATTTCTTGGGCACCATGG GTTCCTTATCTCACCACTGTGTTTGTACCTGGATCCATAATTGTGATGCCATCA GTTTGTGGTATTGCTTCAAGACAAGTCGGACCCGGTGAACAG GGGAAAGTGCAAGGATGCATATCTGGAGTGAAGTCCTTTGGGAAAGTTGTGGCACCATTTGTTTTCAGTCCACTGACAG CGTTGTTCCTCTCCAACAATGCACCATTTTATTTCCCTGGATTTAGCCTTCTGTGCATCGCCTTATCTTCG ATGATTGGTTTCTTGCAGAGCCTACTGATGAAAGATGTACCTCCTCAATCATTGAACAAAGAAATCAACAACAGCTCGAGGGAGGAAGTGTGA
- the LOC106389468 gene encoding multidrug resistance protein 1 isoform X2, with amino-acid sequence MEDGFVGLRHMLTIVFLSGFAGFMEAPVITDVTVAAVCSRPDDSCSLAVYLTGFQQVAIGLGTMVMMPVIGNLSDRYGIKAILTLPMCLSILPPGAVDCLAFAYVGENIHDRTRISAFSILAGIKMISALCGTLVARFLPVALIFKVSAISFLVGLLYMRIFLKKRLNNDEVRHHHQDEHASSDVTMLAEPILNDTAIKTSVFNKKQSSLKDMIFLMKTSTIFVQALVVTFFSSFSDSGMQSAFLYFLKARFGFDKNQFADLLLLITIVGSISQLFVLPRFASSIGERKLLSTGLFMEFMNMAIVSISWAPWVPYLTTVFVPGSIIVMPSVCGIASRQVGPGEQGKVQGCISGVKSFGKVVAPFVFSPLTALFLSNNAPFYFPGFSLLCIALSSMIGFLQSLLMKDVPPQSLNKEINNSSREEV; translated from the exons ATGGAGGACGGGTTTGTAGGGTTGAGGCACATGTTGACGATTGTGTTCCTCTCTGGCTTCGCAGGATTCATGGAAGCACCTGTGATTACTGACGTCACCGTCGCCGCCGTTTGCTCCAGACCAGACGACTCATGTTCTCTCGCTGTCTACCTCACCGGTTTCCAGCAAGTG GCAATAGGGTTGGGGACTATGGTAATGATGCCAGTAATTGGGAATCTATCAGACAGATATGGGATTAAAGCAATTCTCACTCTTCCCATGTGTCTCTCCATTCTTCCTCCTG GTGCCGTTGACTGCCTAGCCTTTGCTTATGTG GGAGAAAATATTCACGACAGAACAAGAATATCAGCGTTTAGCATTTTAGCTGGTATCAAAATGATCTCTGCACTTTGTGGAACATTAGTTGCTCGATTTCTACCCGTAGCATTGATTTTTAAG GTTTCAGCTATATCTTTTCTTGTTGGTCTGTTGTACATGAGAATTTTCCTAAAGAAAAGGCTAAACAATGATGAAgttcgtcatcatcatcaagatGAGCACGCTAGCAGTGATGTTACGATGTTAGCAGAGCCGATTCTAAATGACACAGCCATTAAAACAAGTGTATTTAACAAGAAGCAATCTTCTTTGAAAGATATGATATTCTTGATGAAAACTAG TACCATATTCGTGCAAGCATTGGTTGTTACGTTCTTCAGCAGTTTCTCAGATAGTGGAATGCAGTCTGCTTTCTTG TATTTTCTGAAAGCGCGTTTTGGATTTGACAAGAACCAGTTTGCTGATCTCCTGCTGTTGATTACCATCGTTGGGTCTATCTCTCAA CTGTTTGTACTGCCAAGATTTGCCTCTAGCATTGGAGAACGCAAACTTTTATCAACAGGTCTTTTTATGGAATTTATGAAC ATGGCCATTGTCAGCATTTCTTGGGCACCATGG GTTCCTTATCTCACCACTGTGTTTGTACCTGGATCCATAATTGTGATGCCATCA GTTTGTGGTATTGCTTCAAGACAAGTCGGACCCGGTGAACAG GGGAAAGTGCAAGGATGCATATCTGGAGTGAAGTCCTTTGGGAAAGTTGTGGCACCATTTGTTTTCAGTCCACTGACAG CGTTGTTCCTCTCCAACAATGCACCATTTTATTTCCCTGGATTTAGCCTTCTGTGCATCGCCTTATCTTCG ATGATTGGTTTCTTGCAGAGCCTACTGATGAAAGATGTACCTCCTCAATCATTGAACAAAGAAATCAACAACAGCTCGAGGGAGGAAGTGTGA
- the LOC106384464 gene encoding uncharacterized protein LOC106384464: MKSKGVAAVSSSPIKPIGKTGASSSLNIGVRGKASVSSGAKGKAIVSDNVGEMKVLIDLEMLLIDEEETVIQGFIPHGRIETYLRHMKVGATYRLNKFYGSKSKTIYRFRIHGYKEFEAACDLRGDLYDYVGHIKPVNGQVPNDSLLLDEAEIAASRRVELHVQTHDDPVMKLYLWDKAAFEFCEKFKASGGTARVILVTTLNPKRFGGVISLSSMTPSRVFLDSDVQETRFYLSWLNSNLDVANRVNAEVVTKPETATLGELLSYMKQASAKVAWFEYTATIDDVVHGSGWYYIGCGVCHTKATKGPTTLMCKKCGKSEIVGVAQYLSKLSVYDYNDQAVFVVLGDAGEELIGKKAAELVESYYQANDSVGEDHIVPVPQAMIDTIEQTQKFIVKVSNHNLTAKTQTLTVTKVLPLEAPEPEGNLGENVDEEPDNEREDHADESVKKGADGIESEGAKHAKSG, from the exons ATGAAATCAAAAGGCGTAGCGGCGGTCTCCTCCAGTCCGATCAAACCAATCGGCAAAACCGGTGCCTCTTCCAGCCTCAACATCGGCGTTAGGGGCAAAGCCTCTGTCTCTTCCGGCGCTAAAGGCAAAGCTATCGTCTCCGACAACGTAGGGGAG ATGAAGGTGCTTATCGACCTCGAAATGCTTCTCATCGATGAAGAG GAAACTGTAATCCAGGGCTTCATCCCCCATGGAAGGATTGAGACTTATTTGCGTCACATGAAAGTTGGTGCTACTTACCGACTCAACAAGTTTTACGGATCAAAGAGCAAGACTATTTACCGG TTCCGGATCCATGGATACAAAGAATTTGAAGCTGCATGCGACTTGAGAGGTGATCTTTATG ATTATGTTGGCCACATCAAACCTGTGAATGGGCAGGTTCCCAATGATAGTCTTCTGCTTGATGAAGCAGAGATAGCTGCATCCCGCCGAGTTGAGCTTCATGTTCAAACACATGA CGATCCCGTGATGAAGCTGTACCTCTGGGACAAGGCTGCCTTTGAGTTCTGTGAAAAGTTTAAGGCATCTGGAGGCACTGCACGTGTTATCTTAGTCACCACCTTAAACCCGAAACGGTTTGGAG GCGTCATATCTCTATCTTCTATGACGCCTTCACGGGTATTTCTGGATAGTGATGTCCAAGAAACCCGGTTCTACCTCAGTTG GCTGAACTCGAACTTAGATGTTGCCAACAGAGTTAACGCAGAGGTGGTCACCAAGCCTGAGACAGCGACCTTGGGAGAACTCCTCTCCTATATGAAGCAGGCATCCGCTAAG GTTGCTTGGTTTGAGTACACAGCAACTATTGATGATGTTGTGCACGGTTCTGGGTGGTATTATATAGGTTGCGGTGTGTGCCATACTAAGGCAACCAAAGGGCCTACAACGCTTATGTGTAAGAAATGTGGGAAGAGTGAAATTGTTGGTGTGGCGCA GTACCTGTCGAAGCTCTCTGTTTATGACTACAATGATCAAGCCGTATTTGTTGTCCTTGGTGATGCTGGTGAGGAGTTGATTGGAAAGAAAGCtgctgagttggttgagagctATTACCAG GCCAATGATAGTGTAGGAGAGGATCACATAGTTCCAGTGCCTCAAGCTATGATTGATACCATTGAACAGACACAGAAGTTCATTGTGAAGGTATCAAATCACAATCTGACTGCCAAGACCCAGACTTTAACTGTGACAAAGGTGCTCCCTCTTGAAGCCCCAGAACCCGAAGGCAACTTAGGAGAGAACGTTGATGAGGAACCTGATAATGAAAGGGAGGATCATGCAGATGAGTCGGTGAAAAAGGGTGCTGATGGGATTGAGTCAGAAGGTGCCAAGCATGCCAAAAGTGGCTAA
- the LOC106389468 gene encoding tetracycline resistance protein, class E isoform X1, producing the protein MEDGFVGLRHMLTIVFLSGFAGFMEAPVITDVTVAAVCSRPDDSCSLAVYLTGFQQVAIGLGTMVMMPVIGNLSDRYGIKAILTLPMCLSILPPVILGYRRDTHFFYLFYIIKILTALVCEGAVDCLAFAYVGENIHDRTRISAFSILAGIKMISALCGTLVARFLPVALIFKVSAISFLVGLLYMRIFLKKRLNNDEVRHHHQDEHASSDVTMLAEPILNDTAIKTSVFNKKQSSLKDMIFLMKTSTIFVQALVVTFFSSFSDSGMQSAFLYFLKARFGFDKNQFADLLLLITIVGSISQLFVLPRFASSIGERKLLSTGLFMEFMNMAIVSISWAPWVPYLTTVFVPGSIIVMPSVCGIASRQVGPGEQGKVQGCISGVKSFGKVVAPFVFSPLTALFLSNNAPFYFPGFSLLCIALSSMIGFLQSLLMKDVPPQSLNKEINNSSREEV; encoded by the exons ATGGAGGACGGGTTTGTAGGGTTGAGGCACATGTTGACGATTGTGTTCCTCTCTGGCTTCGCAGGATTCATGGAAGCACCTGTGATTACTGACGTCACCGTCGCCGCCGTTTGCTCCAGACCAGACGACTCATGTTCTCTCGCTGTCTACCTCACCGGTTTCCAGCAAGTG GCAATAGGGTTGGGGACTATGGTAATGATGCCAGTAATTGGGAATCTATCAGACAGATATGGGATTAAAGCAATTCTCACTCTTCCCATGTGTCTCTCCATTCTTCCTCCTG TAATATTAGGCTACAGAAGGGATACACATTTTTTCTACCTGTTTTACATAATCAAGATTCTGACCGCTTTGGTATGCGAAGGTGCCGTTGACTGCCTAGCCTTTGCTTATGTG GGAGAAAATATTCACGACAGAACAAGAATATCAGCGTTTAGCATTTTAGCTGGTATCAAAATGATCTCTGCACTTTGTGGAACATTAGTTGCTCGATTTCTACCCGTAGCATTGATTTTTAAG GTTTCAGCTATATCTTTTCTTGTTGGTCTGTTGTACATGAGAATTTTCCTAAAGAAAAGGCTAAACAATGATGAAgttcgtcatcatcatcaagatGAGCACGCTAGCAGTGATGTTACGATGTTAGCAGAGCCGATTCTAAATGACACAGCCATTAAAACAAGTGTATTTAACAAGAAGCAATCTTCTTTGAAAGATATGATATTCTTGATGAAAACTAG TACCATATTCGTGCAAGCATTGGTTGTTACGTTCTTCAGCAGTTTCTCAGATAGTGGAATGCAGTCTGCTTTCTTG TATTTTCTGAAAGCGCGTTTTGGATTTGACAAGAACCAGTTTGCTGATCTCCTGCTGTTGATTACCATCGTTGGGTCTATCTCTCAA CTGTTTGTACTGCCAAGATTTGCCTCTAGCATTGGAGAACGCAAACTTTTATCAACAGGTCTTTTTATGGAATTTATGAAC ATGGCCATTGTCAGCATTTCTTGGGCACCATGG GTTCCTTATCTCACCACTGTGTTTGTACCTGGATCCATAATTGTGATGCCATCA GTTTGTGGTATTGCTTCAAGACAAGTCGGACCCGGTGAACAG GGGAAAGTGCAAGGATGCATATCTGGAGTGAAGTCCTTTGGGAAAGTTGTGGCACCATTTGTTTTCAGTCCACTGACAG CGTTGTTCCTCTCCAACAATGCACCATTTTATTTCCCTGGATTTAGCCTTCTGTGCATCGCCTTATCTTCG ATGATTGGTTTCTTGCAGAGCCTACTGATGAAAGATGTACCTCCTCAATCATTGAACAAAGAAATCAACAACAGCTCGAGGGAGGAAGTGTGA